From the Euphorbia lathyris chromosome 6, ddEupLath1.1, whole genome shotgun sequence genome, one window contains:
- the LOC136232332 gene encoding uncharacterized protein isoform X3 translates to MQGVGAKIRVAVPVLVTIVIGLFGLYGLLKPVSNGCVMTYMYPTYIPISPKNGGSSAKYGLYLYHEGWKKIDFNEHLKQLSGVPVLFIPGNGGSYKQVRSLAAECDRAYQGGPLERNFYQEVYLTPEEGGADVSMSGFKLPNQYASRLDWFAVDLEGEHSAMDGRILEEHTEYVVYAIHKILDQYKQSHDTREREGAATSGSLPKSVILVGHSMGGFVARAAIIHPQLRKSAVETVLTLSTPHQSPPLALQPSLGHYFAHVNQEWKKRYGVQTTRTGHMPDPLLSNVVVVSVSGGYNDYQVRSKLESLDDIVPSTHGFMISSTGMKNVWLSMEHQAILWCNQLVVQVSHTLLSLIDSKTGQPFPETTKRLTVFSRMLRSGIPETFIWTRPSDSSYQSTHDSISDVKDPLGSQVYALSGCPSNINWNNDALERDLYIQTTSMTVLAMDGRRRWMDIQKFSSNGKTHFIFVTNLAPCFGVRLHLWPEKAKSASEEARSQRIVEVTSKLVQIPSRPAPRQSLSGRPPPAASMAIGQFFNPEDGKKELPSLLMLFSTYSQKEIFLEEDHSLAFSLSFPISLGLLPVTISLKTVGCGLRRPELPAEDAEEMDDSKLCKLRCFPPVAIAWDPTSGLHIFPNLDGEKIIVDSSPALWSSPEGSEKTTVLLLVDPHCSYKMRVAVFEPAAASRFLLLYSSQIVGFSIAVIFFALMRQAYSWDLDLPIPSMLTAVESNLRMPLPFLILAVIPIFVSLFISLLMSQPLPSFASFIIVALVCYSYANGSIILLISVSQFVFYAAATIHVFIKTRWQGWEGNFRFGFLHWFINLSSSFISLKVIRIVRLNPLLVTTLTAITLGCLVHPAFGLFILLLSHAFCCHNALCSFLTASFRSHARRNELFDFKDEGNERTQEVALKHKGELNHNSPLEEKSSDSPNSSKSFGDTQLEIFHHRHGLFMLHLLAALMFVPSLVAWLQRIGLGHSFPWFLDSALCIGVILHGVFTAKPECNSIFSFPTIHGRELRLNFIYLLAGYYSYLSGLGLEPYKVFYAMAAVGFISFILTGLQRRRDKGEPRFGRKKHSHRH, encoded by the exons ATGCAAGGTGTTGGAGCTAAGATTAGGGTGGCGGTTCCTGTTTTAGTAACCATAGTGATTGGTTTGTTTGGTTTGTATGGATTGTTGAAGCCCGTTTCAAATGGTTGTGTAATGACGTATATGTATCCTACTTATATTCCAATTTCTCCTAAAAATGGTGGATCTTCTGCCAAGTATGGGTTGTACTTGTACCATGAAGGATGGAAAAAGATTGATTTCAACGAGCATCTAAAGCAGCTCAGTGGCGTACCAGTTCTTTTTATTCCCGGGAATGGGGGTAGCTACAAGCAG GTAAGATCCTTAGCTGCAGAATGTGATAGGGCATATCAAGGAGGTCCACTTGAACGGAATTTTTATCAAGAAGTTTACCTGACTCCTGAGGAGGGAGGTGCAGATGTTAGTATGTCTGGCTTTAAATTACCTAACCAATATGCTAGCAGACTGGACTGGTTTGCTGTGGATCTAGAAGGTGAACATTCAGCAATGGATGGTCGCATACTTGAAGAACATACAGAATATGTTGTTTATGCCATTCACAAG ATCTTGGATCAGTACAAACAATCTCATGATACCCGAGAAAGAGAAGGTGCTGCAACCTCTGGTAGCTTGCCAAAGAGTGTGATATTGGTTGGTCATTCTATGGGTGGTTTTGTTGCTAGAGCTGCAATTATTCATCCTCAGTTAAGGAAGTCAGCTGTTGAAACTGTTCTTACGCTTTCAACCCCCCACCA GTCGCCTCCACTTGCATTGCAGCCATCGCTTGGTCACTATTTTGCCCATGTAAATCAGGAATGGAAGAAGAGATATGGGGTTCAAACCACTCGGACAGGACATATGCCAGATCCATTGCTCTCTAACGTTGTTGTTGTCTCTGTCTCTGGtggttataatgattatcag GTGCGATCCAAGTTAGAGTCCTTGGATGACATTGTGCCTTCCACTCATGGCTTTATGATAAGTAGTACAGGCATGAAAAATGTCTGGCTGTCAATGGAACATCAGGCTATCTTATGGTGTAATCAACTAGTTGTGCAA GTATCACATACTCTGCTTAGTCTAATAGACTCCAAAACAGGTCAGCCATTTCCTGAAACCACAAAGAGACTCACAGTATTTTCAAGAATGCTTCGTAGTGGGATTCCAGAGACTTTCATTTGGACGAGGCCGTCAGACTCATCTTATCAGTCAACTCATGATTCCATTAGCGATGTAAAAGATCCCCTTG GTTCTCAAGTGTATGCTTTATCTGGTTGTCCCAGTAATATTAACTGGAATAATGATGCCCTTGAGAGGGATCTATACATCCAGACGACCAGTATGACTGTCTTGGCCATGGATGGGAGGAGGAGATGGATGGACATACAAAAATTT AGTTCAAATGGAAAAACCCATTTCATCTTTGTGACAAATCTCGCTCCTTGTTTTGGTGTTAGACTTCATCTGTGGCCTGAAAAGGCGAAATCAGCTTCAGAAGAGGCAAGAAGTCAAAGGATTGTGGAAGTAACATCAAAATTGGTGCAGATTCCTTCTCGACCAGCACCACGACAG AGTCTTTCAGGCAGACCTCCGCCGGCAGCTTCCATGGCAATTGGGCAGTTCTTTAATCCAGAGGATGGAAAGAAAGAGTTGCCTTCTCTGTTGATGCTTTTTAGTACCTATTCTCAAAAG GAAATATTTTTGGAAGAGGATCATTCCCTTGCTTTCAGCTTATCATTCCCTATTAGCTTAGGGCTTTTGCCTGTTACTATATCTCTGAAAACTGTGGGCTGTGGATTAAGAAGACCTGAGCTTCCTGCCGAAGATGCTGAAGAGATGGATGACAGCA AGCTTTGCAAATTGCGTTGTTTCCCACCGGTAGCAATTGCATGGGATCCAACATCAGGTCTGCACATCTTTCCTAATTTGGATGGTGAAAAAATTATTGTTGATTCATCACCTGCCTTGTGGAGTTCTCCTGAGGGATCTGAAAAAACCACTGTTCTTTTATTG GTGGATCCTCATTGTTCATATAAAATGAGAGTCGCTGTTTTTGAACCTGCAGCTGCTAGCAGGTTTTTGCTTTTGTATAGTTCACAG ATAGTTGGTTTCTCCATTGCAGTTATCTTTTTTGCTCTAATGCGACAAGCATATTCATGGGATCTTGATCTGCCTATACCCTCAATGCTGACAGCTGTAGAATCCAATTTGAGAATGCCATTACCATTCTTGATTCTAGCAGTGATACCCATTTTTGTTTCATTGTTCATTTCCTTGCTAATGTCTCAACCCCTTCCTTCATTTGCTAGCTTCATCATTGTTGCACTGGTTTGCTACTCATATGCAAATGGTTCCATAATTCTACTGATCTCTGTTTCCCAATTTGTCTTCTATGCGGCTGCAACCATACATGTTTTCATCAAGACAAG GTGGCAAGGATGGGAAGGAAATTTCCGCTTTGGATTTCTCCATTGGTTTATTAATCTTTCCTCGAGTTTCATTTCATTGAAG GTCATAAGGATTGTGAGACTCAATCCATTACTTGTAACAACATTAACTGCAATTACATTGGGATGCCTAGTTCATCCAGCATTCGGCTTGTTCATACTTCTATTATCTCATGCTTTCTGCTGTCATAATGCCTTGTGCAG TTTTTTGACGGCTTCCTTTCGCAGCCATGCAAGGAGAAATGAACTGTTTGATTTTAAAGATGAAGGAAATGAAAGAACTCAGGAAGTTGCATTAAAACATAAAGGCGAGTTGAACCATAACTCCCCATTAGAAGAAAAGAGCTCTGATAGTCCGAACTCCTCAAAAAGTTTTGGTGACACGCAGTTGGAAATTTTCCATCACCGACATGGCTTGTTCATGCTTCATCTTCTTGCAGCACTGATGTTTGTCCCCTCTCTAGTGGCTTGGTTGCAG AGAATAGGATTGGGTCATAGCTTTCCATGGTTCCTGGATTCAGCACTTTGCATTGGTGTCATTCTTCATGGTGTCTTCACTGCAAAACCAGAGTGCAATTCCATATTTTCCTTCCCGACAATACATGGGAGGGAATTGAGATTGAATTTCATATATCTACTTGCTGGCTACTATTCCTATCTCTCTGGGTTGGGCTTGGAGCCATACAAAGTATTTTATGCCATGGCTGCTGTAGGGTTCATATCCTTCATTTTGACGGGATTACAGAGGAGAAGGGACAAGGGAGAACCACGATTTGGGCGGAAAAAGCATTCTCATAGACATTGA
- the LOC136232332 gene encoding GPI inositol-deacylase isoform X2 codes for MQGVGAKIRVAVPVLVTIVIGLFGLYGLLKPVSNGCVMTYMYPTYIPISPKNGGSSAKYGLYLYHEGWKKIDFNEHLKQLSGVPVLFIPGNGGSYKQVRSLAAECDRAYQGGPLERNFYQEVYLTPEEGGADVSMSGFKLPNQYASRLDWFAVDLEGEHSAMDGRILEEHTEYVVYAIHKILDQYKQSHDTREREGAATSGSLPKSVILVGHSMGGFVARAAIIHPQLRKSAVETVLTLSTPHQSPPLALQPSLGHYFAHVNQEWKKRYGVQTTRTGHMPDPLLSNVVVVSVSGGYNDYQVRSKLESLDDIVPSTHGFMISSTGMKNVWLSMEHQAILWCNQLVVQVSHTLLSLIDSKTGQPFPETTKRLTVFSRMLRSGIPETFIWTRPSDSSYQSTHDSISDVKDPLGSQVYALSGCPSNINWNNDALERDLYIQTTSMTVLAMDGRRRWMDIQKFSSNGKTHFIFVTNLAPCFGVRLHLWPEKAKSASEEARSQRIVEVTSKLVQIPSRPAPRQVEPGSQTEQAPPSSVLQLSPEDMRGFRFLTISVAPRPSLSGRPPPAASMAIGQFFNPEDGKKELPSLLMLFSTYSQKEIFLEEDHSLAFSLSFPISLGLLPVTISLKTVGCGLRRPELPAEDAEEMDDSKLCKLRCFPPVAIAWDPTSGLHIFPNLDGEKIIVDSSPALWSSPEGSEKTTVLLLVDPHCSYKMRVAVFEPAAASRFLLLYSSQIVGFSIAVIFFALMRQAYSWDLDLPIPSMLTAVESNLRMPLPFLILAVIPIFVSLFISLLMSQPLPSFASFIIVALVCYSYANGSIILLISVSQFVFYAAATIHVFIKTRWQGWEGNFRFGFLHWFINLSSSFISLKVIRIVRLNPLLVTTLTAITLGCLVHPAFGLFILLLSHAFCCHNALCSHARRNELFDFKDEGNERTQEVALKHKGELNHNSPLEEKSSDSPNSSKSFGDTQLEIFHHRHGLFMLHLLAALMFVPSLVAWLQRIGLGHSFPWFLDSALCIGVILHGVFTAKPECNSIFSFPTIHGRELRLNFIYLLAGYYSYLSGLGLEPYKVFYAMAAVGFISFILTGLQRRRDKGEPRFGRKKHSHRH; via the exons ATGCAAGGTGTTGGAGCTAAGATTAGGGTGGCGGTTCCTGTTTTAGTAACCATAGTGATTGGTTTGTTTGGTTTGTATGGATTGTTGAAGCCCGTTTCAAATGGTTGTGTAATGACGTATATGTATCCTACTTATATTCCAATTTCTCCTAAAAATGGTGGATCTTCTGCCAAGTATGGGTTGTACTTGTACCATGAAGGATGGAAAAAGATTGATTTCAACGAGCATCTAAAGCAGCTCAGTGGCGTACCAGTTCTTTTTATTCCCGGGAATGGGGGTAGCTACAAGCAG GTAAGATCCTTAGCTGCAGAATGTGATAGGGCATATCAAGGAGGTCCACTTGAACGGAATTTTTATCAAGAAGTTTACCTGACTCCTGAGGAGGGAGGTGCAGATGTTAGTATGTCTGGCTTTAAATTACCTAACCAATATGCTAGCAGACTGGACTGGTTTGCTGTGGATCTAGAAGGTGAACATTCAGCAATGGATGGTCGCATACTTGAAGAACATACAGAATATGTTGTTTATGCCATTCACAAG ATCTTGGATCAGTACAAACAATCTCATGATACCCGAGAAAGAGAAGGTGCTGCAACCTCTGGTAGCTTGCCAAAGAGTGTGATATTGGTTGGTCATTCTATGGGTGGTTTTGTTGCTAGAGCTGCAATTATTCATCCTCAGTTAAGGAAGTCAGCTGTTGAAACTGTTCTTACGCTTTCAACCCCCCACCA GTCGCCTCCACTTGCATTGCAGCCATCGCTTGGTCACTATTTTGCCCATGTAAATCAGGAATGGAAGAAGAGATATGGGGTTCAAACCACTCGGACAGGACATATGCCAGATCCATTGCTCTCTAACGTTGTTGTTGTCTCTGTCTCTGGtggttataatgattatcag GTGCGATCCAAGTTAGAGTCCTTGGATGACATTGTGCCTTCCACTCATGGCTTTATGATAAGTAGTACAGGCATGAAAAATGTCTGGCTGTCAATGGAACATCAGGCTATCTTATGGTGTAATCAACTAGTTGTGCAA GTATCACATACTCTGCTTAGTCTAATAGACTCCAAAACAGGTCAGCCATTTCCTGAAACCACAAAGAGACTCACAGTATTTTCAAGAATGCTTCGTAGTGGGATTCCAGAGACTTTCATTTGGACGAGGCCGTCAGACTCATCTTATCAGTCAACTCATGATTCCATTAGCGATGTAAAAGATCCCCTTG GTTCTCAAGTGTATGCTTTATCTGGTTGTCCCAGTAATATTAACTGGAATAATGATGCCCTTGAGAGGGATCTATACATCCAGACGACCAGTATGACTGTCTTGGCCATGGATGGGAGGAGGAGATGGATGGACATACAAAAATTT AGTTCAAATGGAAAAACCCATTTCATCTTTGTGACAAATCTCGCTCCTTGTTTTGGTGTTAGACTTCATCTGTGGCCTGAAAAGGCGAAATCAGCTTCAGAAGAGGCAAGAAGTCAAAGGATTGTGGAAGTAACATCAAAATTGGTGCAGATTCCTTCTCGACCAGCACCACGACAG GTTGAACCTGGTAGTCAGACTGAACAAGCACCTCCATCTTCTGTACTTCAGTTGAGTCCAGAAGATATGCGTGGATTTAGGTTCCTGACTATTTCAGTTGCTCCTCGTCCG AGTCTTTCAGGCAGACCTCCGCCGGCAGCTTCCATGGCAATTGGGCAGTTCTTTAATCCAGAGGATGGAAAGAAAGAGTTGCCTTCTCTGTTGATGCTTTTTAGTACCTATTCTCAAAAG GAAATATTTTTGGAAGAGGATCATTCCCTTGCTTTCAGCTTATCATTCCCTATTAGCTTAGGGCTTTTGCCTGTTACTATATCTCTGAAAACTGTGGGCTGTGGATTAAGAAGACCTGAGCTTCCTGCCGAAGATGCTGAAGAGATGGATGACAGCA AGCTTTGCAAATTGCGTTGTTTCCCACCGGTAGCAATTGCATGGGATCCAACATCAGGTCTGCACATCTTTCCTAATTTGGATGGTGAAAAAATTATTGTTGATTCATCACCTGCCTTGTGGAGTTCTCCTGAGGGATCTGAAAAAACCACTGTTCTTTTATTG GTGGATCCTCATTGTTCATATAAAATGAGAGTCGCTGTTTTTGAACCTGCAGCTGCTAGCAGGTTTTTGCTTTTGTATAGTTCACAG ATAGTTGGTTTCTCCATTGCAGTTATCTTTTTTGCTCTAATGCGACAAGCATATTCATGGGATCTTGATCTGCCTATACCCTCAATGCTGACAGCTGTAGAATCCAATTTGAGAATGCCATTACCATTCTTGATTCTAGCAGTGATACCCATTTTTGTTTCATTGTTCATTTCCTTGCTAATGTCTCAACCCCTTCCTTCATTTGCTAGCTTCATCATTGTTGCACTGGTTTGCTACTCATATGCAAATGGTTCCATAATTCTACTGATCTCTGTTTCCCAATTTGTCTTCTATGCGGCTGCAACCATACATGTTTTCATCAAGACAAG GTGGCAAGGATGGGAAGGAAATTTCCGCTTTGGATTTCTCCATTGGTTTATTAATCTTTCCTCGAGTTTCATTTCATTGAAG GTCATAAGGATTGTGAGACTCAATCCATTACTTGTAACAACATTAACTGCAATTACATTGGGATGCCTAGTTCATCCAGCATTCGGCTTGTTCATACTTCTATTATCTCATGCTTTCTGCTGTCATAATGCCTTGTGCAG CCATGCAAGGAGAAATGAACTGTTTGATTTTAAAGATGAAGGAAATGAAAGAACTCAGGAAGTTGCATTAAAACATAAAGGCGAGTTGAACCATAACTCCCCATTAGAAGAAAAGAGCTCTGATAGTCCGAACTCCTCAAAAAGTTTTGGTGACACGCAGTTGGAAATTTTCCATCACCGACATGGCTTGTTCATGCTTCATCTTCTTGCAGCACTGATGTTTGTCCCCTCTCTAGTGGCTTGGTTGCAG AGAATAGGATTGGGTCATAGCTTTCCATGGTTCCTGGATTCAGCACTTTGCATTGGTGTCATTCTTCATGGTGTCTTCACTGCAAAACCAGAGTGCAATTCCATATTTTCCTTCCCGACAATACATGGGAGGGAATTGAGATTGAATTTCATATATCTACTTGCTGGCTACTATTCCTATCTCTCTGGGTTGGGCTTGGAGCCATACAAAGTATTTTATGCCATGGCTGCTGTAGGGTTCATATCCTTCATTTTGACGGGATTACAGAGGAGAAGGGACAAGGGAGAACCACGATTTGGGCGGAAAAAGCATTCTCATAGACATTGA
- the LOC136232332 gene encoding GPI inositol-deacylase isoform X1, producing the protein MQGVGAKIRVAVPVLVTIVIGLFGLYGLLKPVSNGCVMTYMYPTYIPISPKNGGSSAKYGLYLYHEGWKKIDFNEHLKQLSGVPVLFIPGNGGSYKQVRSLAAECDRAYQGGPLERNFYQEVYLTPEEGGADVSMSGFKLPNQYASRLDWFAVDLEGEHSAMDGRILEEHTEYVVYAIHKILDQYKQSHDTREREGAATSGSLPKSVILVGHSMGGFVARAAIIHPQLRKSAVETVLTLSTPHQSPPLALQPSLGHYFAHVNQEWKKRYGVQTTRTGHMPDPLLSNVVVVSVSGGYNDYQVRSKLESLDDIVPSTHGFMISSTGMKNVWLSMEHQAILWCNQLVVQVSHTLLSLIDSKTGQPFPETTKRLTVFSRMLRSGIPETFIWTRPSDSSYQSTHDSISDVKDPLGSQVYALSGCPSNINWNNDALERDLYIQTTSMTVLAMDGRRRWMDIQKFSSNGKTHFIFVTNLAPCFGVRLHLWPEKAKSASEEARSQRIVEVTSKLVQIPSRPAPRQVEPGSQTEQAPPSSVLQLSPEDMRGFRFLTISVAPRPSLSGRPPPAASMAIGQFFNPEDGKKELPSLLMLFSTYSQKEIFLEEDHSLAFSLSFPISLGLLPVTISLKTVGCGLRRPELPAEDAEEMDDSKLCKLRCFPPVAIAWDPTSGLHIFPNLDGEKIIVDSSPALWSSPEGSEKTTVLLLVDPHCSYKMRVAVFEPAAASRFLLLYSSQIVGFSIAVIFFALMRQAYSWDLDLPIPSMLTAVESNLRMPLPFLILAVIPIFVSLFISLLMSQPLPSFASFIIVALVCYSYANGSIILLISVSQFVFYAAATIHVFIKTRWQGWEGNFRFGFLHWFINLSSSFISLKVIRIVRLNPLLVTTLTAITLGCLVHPAFGLFILLLSHAFCCHNALCSFLTASFRSHARRNELFDFKDEGNERTQEVALKHKGELNHNSPLEEKSSDSPNSSKSFGDTQLEIFHHRHGLFMLHLLAALMFVPSLVAWLQRIGLGHSFPWFLDSALCIGVILHGVFTAKPECNSIFSFPTIHGRELRLNFIYLLAGYYSYLSGLGLEPYKVFYAMAAVGFISFILTGLQRRRDKGEPRFGRKKHSHRH; encoded by the exons ATGCAAGGTGTTGGAGCTAAGATTAGGGTGGCGGTTCCTGTTTTAGTAACCATAGTGATTGGTTTGTTTGGTTTGTATGGATTGTTGAAGCCCGTTTCAAATGGTTGTGTAATGACGTATATGTATCCTACTTATATTCCAATTTCTCCTAAAAATGGTGGATCTTCTGCCAAGTATGGGTTGTACTTGTACCATGAAGGATGGAAAAAGATTGATTTCAACGAGCATCTAAAGCAGCTCAGTGGCGTACCAGTTCTTTTTATTCCCGGGAATGGGGGTAGCTACAAGCAG GTAAGATCCTTAGCTGCAGAATGTGATAGGGCATATCAAGGAGGTCCACTTGAACGGAATTTTTATCAAGAAGTTTACCTGACTCCTGAGGAGGGAGGTGCAGATGTTAGTATGTCTGGCTTTAAATTACCTAACCAATATGCTAGCAGACTGGACTGGTTTGCTGTGGATCTAGAAGGTGAACATTCAGCAATGGATGGTCGCATACTTGAAGAACATACAGAATATGTTGTTTATGCCATTCACAAG ATCTTGGATCAGTACAAACAATCTCATGATACCCGAGAAAGAGAAGGTGCTGCAACCTCTGGTAGCTTGCCAAAGAGTGTGATATTGGTTGGTCATTCTATGGGTGGTTTTGTTGCTAGAGCTGCAATTATTCATCCTCAGTTAAGGAAGTCAGCTGTTGAAACTGTTCTTACGCTTTCAACCCCCCACCA GTCGCCTCCACTTGCATTGCAGCCATCGCTTGGTCACTATTTTGCCCATGTAAATCAGGAATGGAAGAAGAGATATGGGGTTCAAACCACTCGGACAGGACATATGCCAGATCCATTGCTCTCTAACGTTGTTGTTGTCTCTGTCTCTGGtggttataatgattatcag GTGCGATCCAAGTTAGAGTCCTTGGATGACATTGTGCCTTCCACTCATGGCTTTATGATAAGTAGTACAGGCATGAAAAATGTCTGGCTGTCAATGGAACATCAGGCTATCTTATGGTGTAATCAACTAGTTGTGCAA GTATCACATACTCTGCTTAGTCTAATAGACTCCAAAACAGGTCAGCCATTTCCTGAAACCACAAAGAGACTCACAGTATTTTCAAGAATGCTTCGTAGTGGGATTCCAGAGACTTTCATTTGGACGAGGCCGTCAGACTCATCTTATCAGTCAACTCATGATTCCATTAGCGATGTAAAAGATCCCCTTG GTTCTCAAGTGTATGCTTTATCTGGTTGTCCCAGTAATATTAACTGGAATAATGATGCCCTTGAGAGGGATCTATACATCCAGACGACCAGTATGACTGTCTTGGCCATGGATGGGAGGAGGAGATGGATGGACATACAAAAATTT AGTTCAAATGGAAAAACCCATTTCATCTTTGTGACAAATCTCGCTCCTTGTTTTGGTGTTAGACTTCATCTGTGGCCTGAAAAGGCGAAATCAGCTTCAGAAGAGGCAAGAAGTCAAAGGATTGTGGAAGTAACATCAAAATTGGTGCAGATTCCTTCTCGACCAGCACCACGACAG GTTGAACCTGGTAGTCAGACTGAACAAGCACCTCCATCTTCTGTACTTCAGTTGAGTCCAGAAGATATGCGTGGATTTAGGTTCCTGACTATTTCAGTTGCTCCTCGTCCG AGTCTTTCAGGCAGACCTCCGCCGGCAGCTTCCATGGCAATTGGGCAGTTCTTTAATCCAGAGGATGGAAAGAAAGAGTTGCCTTCTCTGTTGATGCTTTTTAGTACCTATTCTCAAAAG GAAATATTTTTGGAAGAGGATCATTCCCTTGCTTTCAGCTTATCATTCCCTATTAGCTTAGGGCTTTTGCCTGTTACTATATCTCTGAAAACTGTGGGCTGTGGATTAAGAAGACCTGAGCTTCCTGCCGAAGATGCTGAAGAGATGGATGACAGCA AGCTTTGCAAATTGCGTTGTTTCCCACCGGTAGCAATTGCATGGGATCCAACATCAGGTCTGCACATCTTTCCTAATTTGGATGGTGAAAAAATTATTGTTGATTCATCACCTGCCTTGTGGAGTTCTCCTGAGGGATCTGAAAAAACCACTGTTCTTTTATTG GTGGATCCTCATTGTTCATATAAAATGAGAGTCGCTGTTTTTGAACCTGCAGCTGCTAGCAGGTTTTTGCTTTTGTATAGTTCACAG ATAGTTGGTTTCTCCATTGCAGTTATCTTTTTTGCTCTAATGCGACAAGCATATTCATGGGATCTTGATCTGCCTATACCCTCAATGCTGACAGCTGTAGAATCCAATTTGAGAATGCCATTACCATTCTTGATTCTAGCAGTGATACCCATTTTTGTTTCATTGTTCATTTCCTTGCTAATGTCTCAACCCCTTCCTTCATTTGCTAGCTTCATCATTGTTGCACTGGTTTGCTACTCATATGCAAATGGTTCCATAATTCTACTGATCTCTGTTTCCCAATTTGTCTTCTATGCGGCTGCAACCATACATGTTTTCATCAAGACAAG GTGGCAAGGATGGGAAGGAAATTTCCGCTTTGGATTTCTCCATTGGTTTATTAATCTTTCCTCGAGTTTCATTTCATTGAAG GTCATAAGGATTGTGAGACTCAATCCATTACTTGTAACAACATTAACTGCAATTACATTGGGATGCCTAGTTCATCCAGCATTCGGCTTGTTCATACTTCTATTATCTCATGCTTTCTGCTGTCATAATGCCTTGTGCAG TTTTTTGACGGCTTCCTTTCGCAGCCATGCAAGGAGAAATGAACTGTTTGATTTTAAAGATGAAGGAAATGAAAGAACTCAGGAAGTTGCATTAAAACATAAAGGCGAGTTGAACCATAACTCCCCATTAGAAGAAAAGAGCTCTGATAGTCCGAACTCCTCAAAAAGTTTTGGTGACACGCAGTTGGAAATTTTCCATCACCGACATGGCTTGTTCATGCTTCATCTTCTTGCAGCACTGATGTTTGTCCCCTCTCTAGTGGCTTGGTTGCAG AGAATAGGATTGGGTCATAGCTTTCCATGGTTCCTGGATTCAGCACTTTGCATTGGTGTCATTCTTCATGGTGTCTTCACTGCAAAACCAGAGTGCAATTCCATATTTTCCTTCCCGACAATACATGGGAGGGAATTGAGATTGAATTTCATATATCTACTTGCTGGCTACTATTCCTATCTCTCTGGGTTGGGCTTGGAGCCATACAAAGTATTTTATGCCATGGCTGCTGTAGGGTTCATATCCTTCATTTTGACGGGATTACAGAGGAGAAGGGACAAGGGAGAACCACGATTTGGGCGGAAAAAGCATTCTCATAGACATTGA